From the Prosthecodimorpha staleyi genome, one window contains:
- a CDS encoding molybdopterin molybdotransferase MoeA, translated as MAGGLLSVEAARARLLAGVEPLGGETVALAAAAGRVLAAGLAATRTQPPFAASAMDGYALRAEDAVAGCRLAVIGTAPAGRAFEGRLGPGQCVRIFTGAPVPEGADTILIQENARVVAEREIEVVEPVATGRHIRAVGLDFRAGDVLIPAGTRLDWRTVSLAAAMNHPVLPVRRRPRVAVLATGDELVPPGAMPGPDQIVASNAFGVLAMVEAQGGLGIDLGIAADTEAAIAEKIGAALAAEADILVTLGGASVGDLDLVQKTLGGAGMDLGFWKIAMRPGKPLMFGTLGPMRVLGLPGNPVSGLVCALLFLKPLLKALLGLAPAIETEEPAVLAAPLPANDSRQDYLRATFEPGGTVPPHVRPVDLQDSSMLSRLTRADCLVVRAPGAEAAAAGDACRIIRF; from the coding sequence ATGGCCGGAGGATTGCTGTCGGTGGAGGCCGCCCGGGCGCGGCTGCTCGCCGGGGTGGAACCGCTCGGCGGCGAGACGGTCGCGCTCGCCGCGGCGGCGGGCCGGGTCCTCGCCGCCGGCCTCGCCGCCACCCGCACCCAGCCGCCCTTTGCGGCCTCGGCCATGGACGGCTACGCGCTGCGGGCCGAAGACGCCGTCGCCGGCTGCCGCCTCGCCGTCATCGGAACCGCGCCGGCCGGACGCGCCTTCGAGGGCCGGCTCGGACCCGGCCAGTGCGTGCGGATCTTCACCGGCGCGCCCGTGCCGGAGGGCGCCGACACCATCCTGATCCAGGAGAATGCGCGGGTCGTCGCCGAGCGCGAGATCGAGGTCGTCGAGCCGGTCGCGACCGGCCGCCATATCCGTGCCGTCGGGCTCGACTTTCGTGCCGGCGACGTGCTCATCCCGGCCGGTACGCGGCTCGACTGGCGGACCGTCTCGCTCGCCGCCGCCATGAACCATCCGGTGCTGCCGGTGCGCCGCCGCCCCCGGGTCGCGGTGCTGGCGACCGGCGACGAACTGGTCCCGCCCGGCGCCATGCCGGGACCCGACCAGATCGTCGCCTCCAACGCCTTCGGCGTGCTGGCCATGGTCGAAGCCCAGGGCGGCCTCGGCATCGATCTCGGCATAGCCGCCGACACCGAGGCGGCGATCGCCGAGAAGATCGGCGCGGCACTGGCCGCGGAGGCCGACATCCTGGTCACGCTCGGCGGCGCCTCGGTCGGCGATCTCGACCTGGTCCAGAAGACGCTCGGCGGCGCCGGCATGGATCTCGGCTTCTGGAAGATCGCCATGCGGCCCGGCAAGCCGCTGATGTTCGGCACGCTCGGGCCGATGCGCGTGCTCGGCCTGCCCGGCAACCCGGTCTCAGGCCTCGTCTGCGCGCTCCTGTTCCTGAAGCCGCTGCTCAAGGCACTGCTCGGCCTCGCGCCGGCGATCGAAACCGAGGAACCCGCCGTGCTGGCCGCGCCACTGCCGGCGAACGACAGCCGGCAGGACTACCTGCGCGCGACCTTCGAGCCCGGCGGCACTGTGCCGCCGCATGTCCGGCCGGTCGACCTGCAGGATTCCTCGATGCTGAGCCGGCTCACCCGTGCCGATTGCCTGGTCGTGCGCGCGCCCGGCGCCGAAGCGGCGGCGGCCGGCGATGCCTGCCGAATCATCCGCTTCTGA